The DNA region TACTTCCCAGTGCTCTTCCTTCTCACAGTCCCTTGACTGTTCCCCAAGTCTGATCCAGGTTTTGGGAAGCTCAAAAAGTTCCCGATGGACTAGATTTCCTGGCTTCCTGGTGGAAATGTGTATTGTGGAGCACTCCCCCTTTCACATATGGAAGGATTGATTCACAGATTTCCATTTGGGCTGCTGTCTGTCTTGTTTTCAGCAGTATCCAaggttttctttcacttttatgtTGAACAATCATGTTTCTTCTTGCATACAAGTTCACAGTGTGAATCTCTACACACTACTTGCTATTTCCAAGTGGGCAAGGATTCTGGCAAAGCATCCATTCtactatctcagaaaaaaaggtactcatctctattttattaatgagAGAATTCAAGTGTTTATATAACCTATAAGctcaatatgaattttgggaagtTATGCTGCCATGGGCCAACATGACTTACATAATACTTTAGCCTAGTTTCTGTTATGCCACTCATGATTCTGTCTGATTTCTGCCAGAAAAGTTAATGATGAATCTTCTCTGAAGATGTTTGCACTACCAAGAAGAAATAACTCCAAGTAAAGTAAATATACTAGTGTTCTTCCTAAGAAAACAGAACCAGGCTTCCATGCACAGTTTAGTTGTTGCTTCTCTCAATGATTGGAGTGAGAGACTCTGGTTATCCTCATGGGTAACTTGTCCCCTGAGAACTTTATGTATGTTCAAATTCCTCAATTATTGTTAGTTCCCAGTCATTGGTCTCTAACATCCCAACATGACTCTATTTAACATCATGTTAGAGGTTCCATCCTGTGTGTCACCTTTTGGTGATCATTTATTGATCTCAGTGTAAAAGGTTGTCCGTTGTACTAAGTGGCCTTATTTCACACTGGTATATTACTCTGAGTCTGCAACAATGGCCAGGGATAAAACCCCCAGCTAAAAATGATGTTCATTGTGGATATGATGATCCCTTCTTAGAGCTCTTTAGCACTTTACAGAATGCATTTCAGAGACTTCTATTTTTCCTCACAGCAGCAGTCCTGTGTGACAAGTTGGAGAATATTTTCTAATCTCCACCTAATCATCACTTTTTCCTTAAATCTCCCTCCCTCTAGAGAACTTCAATATTTGTGACTAGACATTAAATAACAACTTCTTAAATAgaagatttctttcttctttgagtaGGACTTGCAATTTGAAGATACCAACTGAAAGTGTGTCATCTTCCTTGAAGAGCAAGGTAAGTTTCTAGCTCAGTTCTATGGTCTGTTTAGGTTGTAGTAATAGAATATGTGCTATATAAAAGTTCAAGGGCAAACATTTTCCCATTGAATACATCCAGAGTTTAGTATCCcagctttaaatattttcatgctCTCACGCTATTTAGCCACAGTCCAGGTGTTACAACAATCTCCATTGATTAGGAAAATGGtgattttattcaaataatagaAGATGGTACTATTCTCATCATTTGAAATTCATATGCTTAGAGGGCAACAGACATTGGGGCCTATCgaagggtggagggtaggaggagggagaggatcagaaaaaataactaatgggtcccaggcttaatacctgggtgatgaaataatatgtacaacaaaccctcatgatgcaaatgtacctatgtaacaaatctgtatatgtatccctgaacttaaaagtaaaaaacaaaaaacaaaataaccttttacacacaaaaaaatccatGTGCTTAGAAGAGCATTTAGAAAATGAAGAGCactctaaatatttgttgaggcaATGAGTGAATGtatctaaatgaataaatgaataaataaatgagtcagCAAATGATCAGTgagcacattaaaaaatacatggtTCTGTGTTACTGAAGCACAGTCTCATGCCTAACTTTGCACAGGCTATTCAGAGGCTCTTGATTGAAagctttagattttttaaaataaggaatccACACGATTTACATTGTGACCCATAATGGGTGACCGCAtgcgtgtgtacacacacacatacacacacagcaaaATCAAAGCTTACATGGAATCCTATTTTTCACCTACAATGCACCtttactttctacttttttgagcTAATGTATGCAAAATTCATAAAAGACAATCTGCACATAGTGCATGCTTTATGTGTTAGAGGTCATTCCTAACAATAGCagttatatttatttagtttattgaTGTTAGTGTTTTTTTATTCTGTCTTTCCTTGCCATAGAGAACTTGGAAGCTTTTGACCACTACctgagacagattttttttctaatggtatTTATACGTTATTCCATGactgaatttccaacttttagaCTATCTCTTTTTTTCCAGGCACAAGGTAAGCTTCTATGTTCCACATATACATTTAGTAAAACGGAATTCGTGCAAAGCAGTGGGACAGCTATAGATAACATATGATTTTAGAACAGGAGTAGatgctttaaatttctttttataaaaacatatgctgaggctggagtatagAGATGTCAAAACTTCCATTGGTAGGGTGTTCAGTGATACTTGTGAAATATCATACTGTTTCCctaaagaagatgaaaaaaataagatagatgATGCTCTGATTAAGTAGGTGGTAATTTCATCTTACTCACTATCAGTTAGGCTTCTACtagaagtaaaacaaacaaaaatgacagaaGTGTGAATGACAGCTCTTCAGACTATAAAAGGAACTAAATAACTTAGCAAGATGCATACAGAATTGTAACCTTTCCCCCATAATCTCATCCTTATTATGACTAGCACATCTAATGCTCGTTGTGAAGTAGCTAAAAGCACAAATTTTGATTAGGTTGGAACTCGGTTTCAATTGTGAATCTTGACTATTCTCCATACTAGTTGTATAATTGTAGAATATCACAAAACTTTTCAAATATCAAATTCTTGTAATGgtaaaatagtaataacaataatacttatcacacacagacacataaacatttatatgaaaagtTCTTAACATCTGTTGTAGAACATAGTATATTCTAAAAGTGGTTATGTGAGTTAAGTTTGGCAAACATAAGGCTTTCATGGGCTAAACTTACGCAGTGTGGAAAGACAGTAGGCAATAGTAGTTAGCAGATGAATAGTAGTTAGAGGATGAATGCCCTTTCTAATTTAAAACACTATTCATATGCAAGAACTGatctaaataataattttacaacTTAGAACCTGCCACCAAAACAGATCTGCAGACTAAAGGAAACCCACAAACGATGCATTTTAAACTATAAGGGTCTGCATTCAACTAAGAgatgacaaaaatgaaagaaaagaatgagtttaAGTAAAGGAGATGCTGTGAAACCGAGctaaaatgtaagtttcaaggaagaaattaaacagAAGAATGGTTCACATGGAATTGCTGGAGCAGTCAATCATTTGggtgaaaaaaagacagaatgagAATTATTGGGAGGCACAGAAAATCTCAGTAGCCCTAGTATGTGAGGAAAGACAAATTGAAGAAGGGGCTACAAGACTTCAAAATTTACCAACACACAAAGTCCTGCCATCCTCCTTTATGAAACTAACAGAGATCATCATTCCATTCTAACAATAACATTATAGCTAGCTCTCATCAGACTGTGctaaacatttaacattttgtttattgttgtaaaaatgtattatttcattgaattttcaaaataatgcctTGAGGTTGAtctcattaatattttcattctgcAGGTAAAAAACAAGGTTCAGGGAAGTTAGTCTGGGACCGATGCTGCCTAAGTAGTAAATGGTAGGGCTGATATGCACCTCTTCCCAATCCCAAGCTCTATATCTGATGCTGCCTTCCCCTCAGAATTGCCTTTGCTGGTTGTACATTTCTCTACTTCTCCAGCTGTCCTGAGACCGTTAATGTGCATTTTCCTCTCAGTTACCTCACTATGAAACCTGTCTAAGTTTGCACCAACAAAGACAATGAGTAATTGTAAATTGCTTCACATTCAATTTGATTTAGATTCAATTTAGACCATTGAACTTGAGAACAACTCTCCTGAGCCAGAAGATAGGCTTGACTATTAACACTtgtgtatatatgaataaatgaCTTAATCTTGTGAGCTtcacaaattaaataaatgcaataacTAATCAACCTCATTATATTGTTGAGAGGAATCAATATACATACAAATTGCCTAGAGCAGTTCCCAGTATGTGAGCAACATAAATATATAAGTTTTACTGGATTAGGGAAAACCTAATTGGCAGAAAAATTAGTTCCAGATGAATCATCTTGGACACATCATTAAATACACTACATAGcagtttataaatttataaaatggaaacattggGGTATTATTTATAAAGATCCCCTGGATTCAACAGATTGCAACTGTGTAGATAATGCATTAAAGATTGTTATTAAGCCTATGCTTTAGATCTATGGAATTTTAAAGTATGAATTGTTGCTATATGCATATAGTATTTATACATTTCTAAATCTCTTTTTTGTTTATCACTCTATTGCTTTATTTCTCATTGCTACAGGACATCTTATGATTCCCTGATAATACCGATGGAGAATTGTACAGAAATGACAAAGTTCATACTTCTAGGACTAACCAATGCCCCAGAACTACAGGTCCCCCTCTTTATCTTGTTCACCTTCATCTACCTCCTCACTCTGTGTGGGAACGTGGGGATGATGCTGCTTATCCTGATGGACTCTTATCTCCACACACCCATGTACTTTTTCCTCAGTAACCTGTCTCTAGTGGACTTTGGATACTCCTTAACTGTCACTCCCAAGGTCATGGCTGGACTCCTTAGAGGAGACAAGGTCATCTCCTACAATGCATGTGCTGTTCAGATGTTCTTCTTTGTAGCCTTGGCCACTGTGGAAAATTACTTGTTGGCCTCAATGGCCTATGACCGCTATGCAGCAGTGTGCAAACCCCTACACTACACCACCACCATGACGGCCAGTGTATGTGCTCGTCTGGCCCTAGGCTCATACGTCTGTGGCTTCCTAAATGCCTCATTCCACATTGGGGGCATATTCAGTCTCTCCTTCTGTAAGTCCAATCTGGTACATCACTTTTTCTGTGATGTTCCAGCAGTCATGGCTCTGTCTTGCTCTGATAAACACATTAGTGAGGCGATTCTGGTTTTTATGTCAAGCTTTAATATCTTTTTTGCTCTTCTAGTTATCTTTATCTCCTACTTGTTCATATTCATCACCATCTTGAAGATGCATTCAGCTAAGGGACACCAAAAAGCGTTATCCACCTGTGCCTCTCACTTGACTGCAGTCTCCATCTTCTATGGGACAGTCATCTTCATGTACTTGCAGCCCAGCTCCAGCCACTCCATGGACACAGACAAAATGGCATCTGTGTTCTACGCTATGATCATCCCCATGCTGAACCCTGTGGTCtacagcctgaggaacagagAAGTCAAGAATGCATTCAAAAAAGTGTTGAGAAGGCAAACATTTCTATAAGATTGGAATTTTAACACTGTTGTATACACAAAAATGTTTCACTCATCTCAGACCTTCCTCACGCAATGAGTTACATTTGAAACCCCACAATACATGTAAGTTCATGAGGTGATATTCTTACCTCTTTAGAAGTCaattatgtaataaaaattaaacattctcAGAAATGTAACACCTGAACGAGGAAGGCTAAAGGGAAATGTTAGGATTTTTGGAACTTGCTGGTCAAACCTTACTAATGACATTTGGTTCACTCACTTGttccatttgcattttctctACCACATTCCAATGCAAACATACTTGTTAAACAGGGACACCAACAAGcccacaaaaatatatatgcttatgCCCTTGTGGGCACATAGGCGTTAGAAGGAGAAATTTACTCAGAAGTAGGTGGAGTgtggctagtttttatataaaggacttaAGTAATTAATTTAGTATTAtagtataaatttatttttgaatagacTTTTTAAGAACAGTTTTATGTT from Rhinopithecus roxellana isolate Shanxi Qingling chromosome 15, ASM756505v1, whole genome shotgun sequence includes:
- the LOC115893654 gene encoding olfactory receptor 5B2 codes for the protein MENCTEMTKFILLGLTNAPELQVPLFILFTFIYLLTLCGNVGMMLLILMDSYLHTPMYFFLSNLSLVDFGYSLTVTPKVMAGLLRGDKVISYNACAVQMFFFVALATVENYLLASMAYDRYAAVCKPLHYTTTMTASVCARLALGSYVCGFLNASFHIGGIFSLSFCKSNLVHHFFCDVPAVMALSCSDKHISEAILVFMSSFNIFFALLVIFISYLFIFITILKMHSAKGHQKALSTCASHLTAVSIFYGTVIFMYLQPSSSHSMDTDKMASVFYAMIIPMLNPVVYSLRNREVKNAFKKVLRRQTFL